The following are from one region of the Meiothermus sp. Pnk-1 genome:
- a CDS encoding ABC transporter permease, which translates to MATVAAKPQWAQSQSTWALAWRRFRKHKLAMASLIFIILLILMAVLAPYIAPYDPTAQPTQGDLGAQYFNPPSSQHWLGTDDLGRDVLSRIIYGSRISLLVGFTAAIASVLIGTVLGTLAGYFAGKPFRFYLGPLAPAKEGWHPLPFAGWRVISWGLYYLALYLIADLAWKLSGDDVRAYLGGERSLGNLLSGLGLLVAWGAVAAAAIWGMWGTIRLDLDIVISRVIDFVLTIPTLPLLLVLSALLRDPNVVVGQWAQAAFGESASVFIIIAILVVLGWTGTARLIRGAILSLREQDFTAAAQAMGASESRIMFRHLVPNALAPVIVSVTLGVGDAIVTEAALSFLGFGVQPPVATWGNMLSNAQEYIFSAPWLALAPGFMIFVTVLAFNYMGDGLRDALDPRSRL; encoded by the coding sequence ATGGCAACGGTTGCAGCAAAACCCCAGTGGGCCCAGTCGCAGTCCACCTGGGCCTTGGCCTGGCGGCGCTTCAGGAAGCACAAGCTCGCCATGGCCTCCTTGATCTTCATTATCCTCCTGATCTTAATGGCTGTGTTAGCCCCCTACATTGCCCCCTACGACCCCACCGCCCAACCCACCCAGGGGGATCTGGGGGCGCAGTACTTCAACCCTCCCTCCTCCCAGCACTGGCTAGGCACCGATGACCTGGGCCGCGACGTGCTCTCGCGGATCATCTACGGCTCCCGGATTTCCCTGTTGGTGGGGTTCACTGCGGCTATTGCCAGCGTACTGATCGGCACCGTGCTGGGTACGCTGGCCGGGTATTTCGCCGGCAAGCCCTTCCGCTTCTACCTGGGGCCCTTGGCCCCGGCCAAAGAGGGTTGGCACCCGCTCCCCTTTGCGGGGTGGCGGGTGATCTCCTGGGGGCTTTACTACCTGGCGCTGTACCTGATCGCAGACCTGGCCTGGAAACTCTCCGGCGATGACGTCCGGGCGTACTTGGGCGGGGAGCGGAGCTTGGGCAACCTGCTCTCCGGGCTGGGCCTGCTGGTGGCCTGGGGAGCGGTGGCGGCGGCGGCCATATGGGGTATGTGGGGGACCATCCGGCTCGACTTGGACATCGTGATCAGCCGGGTGATCGACTTTGTGCTGACCATTCCTACCCTGCCCCTGCTGCTGGTGCTTTCGGCGCTGCTGCGCGACCCCAACGTGGTGGTGGGGCAGTGGGCGCAAGCCGCTTTCGGCGAATCGGCCTCGGTGTTCATCATCATCGCCATCCTGGTGGTGCTGGGCTGGACCGGGACCGCCCGCCTGATCCGCGGAGCGATCCTCTCCTTGCGGGAGCAGGATTTCACCGCGGCAGCCCAGGCCATGGGGGCCAGCGAGAGTCGGATCATGTTCCGCCACCTGGTTCCCAACGCGCTGGCGCCGGTGATCGTGAGCGTGACCTTGGGCGTGGGTGACGCCATCGTGACCGAGGCGGCCCTATCCTTCCTGGGCTTTGGCGTCCAGCCCCCGGTGGCGACCTGGGGTAACATGCTCTCCAACGCCCAAGAATATATTTTCTCGGCCCCCTGGCTGGCGTTGGCGCCGGGTTTTATGATCTTCGTCACGGTGCTGGCGTTCAACTACATGGGCGACGGCTTGCGTGACGCCCTGGACCCGCGTAGCCGGTTGTGA
- a CDS encoding ABC transporter permease, whose amino-acid sequence MFAYTVRRLLQMVPLLFAASVVIYALLALQPGDPLDELKRNNPRITAEQLEQLRRAYGLDQPIYIRYFKWLGRAAQGDLGQSRTYGIPAGEYIFGQRLPKTLLLSGLAFILALAVAIPVGIFSAVRQYTAADYAITFISFLGFSIPIFFLGILLLYFFAVVMPENLRLPTGGVPPYLPSDIGSTVSLGEYVVQWIRHLILPVLALSLIQMAAWTRFMRASLLEVLNQDYVRTARSKGLSERVVLYKHALRNALIPMVTLVGLAIPGVLGGAVITETIFSWPGMGRAIFDALLEKDYNVAMASLALLALLTVLFNLIADLMYAVVDPRIRYN is encoded by the coding sequence GTGTTTGCTTACACGGTACGAAGGCTACTCCAGATGGTGCCGCTGTTGTTTGCGGCTTCTGTCGTGATCTACGCGCTATTGGCGTTGCAGCCGGGCGATCCGCTGGACGAACTAAAGCGCAACAACCCGCGCATCACCGCCGAACAGCTCGAGCAACTCCGCCGGGCCTATGGGCTGGATCAGCCCATCTATATCCGCTATTTCAAGTGGTTGGGCCGGGCGGCGCAGGGAGACCTGGGCCAGTCCCGCACCTACGGGATTCCTGCGGGGGAGTACATCTTCGGGCAGCGGCTGCCTAAGACCCTGCTGCTGTCGGGGTTGGCGTTTATCCTGGCCCTGGCGGTGGCGATCCCGGTAGGCATCTTTTCGGCAGTGCGGCAGTACACGGCAGCGGACTACGCTATCACCTTCATCTCGTTCTTGGGGTTTTCCATCCCCATCTTTTTTTTGGGCATCCTGCTTCTGTATTTCTTCGCGGTGGTGATGCCGGAGAACCTGCGGCTGCCCACCGGAGGAGTGCCCCCGTACTTGCCCTCGGACATAGGCAGCACGGTGAGCCTGGGCGAGTACGTCGTGCAGTGGATTCGCCACCTGATCCTGCCGGTGCTGGCCCTCTCGCTGATCCAGATGGCGGCCTGGACCCGCTTCATGCGGGCCAGCCTGCTCGAGGTCCTGAACCAGGACTACGTGCGCACCGCCCGCTCCAAGGGGCTCTCCGAGCGGGTGGTGCTGTATAAACACGCCTTGCGCAACGCCCTGATCCCCATGGTCACGCTGGTGGGGCTGGCCATCCCGGGGGTACTGGGGGGGGCGGTCATCACCGAGACCATCTTCTCCTGGCCGGGCATGGGGCGGGCTATCTTTGACGCCTTGTTGGAGAAGGATTACAACGTGGCGATGGCGTCTTTGGCCCTGCTGGCGTTGCTGACGGTGCTCTTCAACCTCATCGCGGACCTGATGTATGCGGTGGTGGATCCGCGCATCCGCTACAATTAG